A window from Nitrospira sp. ND1 encodes these proteins:
- a CDS encoding DUF928 domain-containing protein, whose translation MHCTGLREYGIEFKDQESYRWFVTLVVDPDEPSRDIVAGGTIERIPYSEACSLGMPCTWTSCDRDAIYRYSESGLWYDAIACLLDLITYEGDKQSLERMLHHLLKQSGVNLPT comes from the coding sequence ATCCACTGTACCGGGCTTCGGGAATATGGAATTGAATTCAAGGACCAGGAATCCTACCGATGGTTCGTCACGTTGGTCGTGGATCCTGATGAACCTTCACGGGACATTGTCGCAGGCGGAACCATCGAACGGATCCCCTATAGTGAAGCCTGCTCGCTGGGCATGCCATGCACCTGGACCTCTTGCGATCGTGACGCGATCTATCGTTATTCCGAATCCGGCCTCTGGTACGACGCCATCGCCTGTCTTCTCGACCTCATAACATATGAGGGGGACAAACAGTCGTTGGAGCGAATGCTTCATCACCTCTTGAAACAGTCCGGAGTGAACCTGCCTACATAA
- a CDS encoding di-heme-cytochrome C peroxidase: MPFYSQRIVVLAGLLFALSTVHCQAIDLPPPHTVSSSDTQGWTEQDRQQWYHTSAGTQLLPYDWFVVLEDEPLKNSFARTGIIPDQTHPDRLPIGFTKTEGPNVPEPTVGLTCAFCHTTQFTYQGNPIRIEGGPSLQYNQRFLQVLLESLGELKAPDKFQAFAARVLQRRGQAVTQENIATLAGQFSQVMKDLVARGGRDASPALWGPGRFDALGRGGNTVFSPLNPDNLRPANAPVSIPPLWGVWEYDWVQWAGSIQHPLARNIAQVIGVNAALFSWARTSPQPPSEKKEIFRSSIDVASLKTLEGLAKRLHPPRWPKSFPPINRELAARGKDLYHGNKLKGLPNLCAHCHVATKLDSPNPNGPSLHVTMIPQKEVGTDSLYLENFSRRTVDLERLGLGRLSAKDASQLVTTELMTLNGAGSDPEYQHLTNTWRDKAQYIARPHLAVWATAPFLHNGSVPNLYTLLSPVKERPACFYLSPNMEFDPVKVGFVVSECNDSPTFRDPLVGFEFKTHLPGNSMEGHEFKGSDCGSVVAGAGVLGCAIPVADRWAIVEYLKTCDLDRLVLHDAPACRDLE, encoded by the coding sequence ATGCCTTTCTACTCCCAACGTATCGTGGTACTTGCCGGGCTGCTGTTTGCACTCTCGACCGTACATTGCCAGGCGATTGATCTGCCCCCTCCCCACACAGTCAGTTCATCCGACACCCAAGGATGGACGGAGCAGGACCGGCAACAGTGGTACCATACGTCCGCCGGCACCCAGCTGCTCCCTTATGATTGGTTTGTCGTCCTGGAGGACGAGCCACTCAAGAACAGCTTCGCCCGAACCGGCATCATCCCCGACCAGACCCATCCCGACAGACTTCCAATCGGATTCACGAAGACCGAGGGGCCGAACGTCCCGGAGCCGACTGTCGGGTTGACCTGTGCGTTCTGCCACACGACTCAGTTCACCTACCAAGGCAACCCGATTCGTATCGAAGGGGGTCCGTCCCTCCAATACAACCAGCGGTTCCTACAAGTACTCCTGGAGAGTCTTGGAGAGTTGAAAGCCCCCGACAAATTCCAGGCCTTTGCAGCTCGTGTACTGCAACGCCGTGGACAGGCGGTGACTCAAGAGAATATCGCTACCTTAGCCGGCCAATTCTCACAGGTCATGAAGGATCTCGTCGCTAGAGGGGGAAGAGATGCCTCACCCGCACTGTGGGGCCCGGGACGGTTCGATGCGCTCGGTCGTGGCGGCAATACGGTCTTCTCGCCGCTCAATCCGGACAACCTCAGGCCTGCCAATGCACCGGTGAGTATTCCGCCGCTCTGGGGAGTATGGGAATATGATTGGGTGCAGTGGGCCGGCTCCATTCAACATCCGCTCGCCAGAAATATCGCCCAAGTCATTGGGGTGAACGCCGCACTCTTCTCTTGGGCAAGAACCTCCCCTCAGCCTCCTTCAGAAAAGAAGGAGATCTTTCGGTCGTCTATTGATGTGGCCTCATTGAAAACATTGGAGGGGCTTGCGAAACGGCTGCACCCACCAAGGTGGCCGAAGAGCTTCCCTCCGATCAATCGAGAGTTGGCTGCAAGAGGGAAAGATCTCTATCACGGCAACAAGCTGAAGGGCCTTCCGAATCTCTGCGCCCATTGCCATGTCGCCACGAAGCTCGATTCGCCGAACCCAAACGGCCCAAGCCTGCACGTCACGATGATCCCCCAGAAAGAGGTCGGCACGGACAGCCTGTATCTGGAGAATTTCTCCCGACGTACCGTCGACCTAGAACGTCTTGGGTTGGGCCGATTATCGGCAAAAGACGCCTCCCAGTTGGTCACCACGGAATTGATGACCCTCAACGGCGCGGGGAGCGACCCTGAGTACCAGCATCTCACCAACACATGGCGTGACAAGGCCCAATACATCGCGCGCCCGCATCTTGCCGTTTGGGCAACCGCTCCATTCCTTCACAATGGGTCCGTTCCCAACCTCTACACATTGCTCTCTCCGGTTAAGGAACGGCCGGCCTGCTTCTATCTCAGTCCGAACATGGAGTTCGATCCGGTGAAGGTCGGGTTCGTCGTCTCGGAATGCAACGATTCTCCGACCTTCCGCGATCCATTGGTAGGATTTGAATTTAAAACTCACCTTCCGGGAAACAGCATGGAAGGGCATGAGTTCAAAGGATCTGATTGTGGGTCTGTGGTGGCGGGCGCCGGTGTATTAGGATGTGCGATACCGGTCGCTGATCGTTGGGCCATCGTCGAATACTTGAAGACCTGTGACCTCGACCGTTTGGTCTTACATGATGCCCCGGCCTGCCGGGATCTTGAATAA
- a CDS encoding OmpP1/FadL family transporter, whose translation MPLAQRFRRALLLCLLCSAAGFVFAAASANAQTPRLQGQSAAAAAMGNAFVAQADDPSALHYNPAGMTQLHGFQTLFGTTLIGGTTQFTSPTGAQVTGDRNGSVAWPPPGHVYLVANLKDLGLSALGNFTAGIGMNNPFGSLTRYPNDGPFRTAITFTTLPLLDIKPTIAYKLNDQLSFGLGADIYTFSGLFGEGHLEQKSIWPGGLGIPAGSLMEINGSDTTAGFNVSLLYTPFRNSDGKPLVNIGMVYRSQATFHLTGNFLANGASVAGATATFVLPQVFSGGIGIWPVRTSEREWKLEFDVDYTGWKSNRNLDVHLTNGALLPFPQNWQSTYTVMIGTEYRWLRLASMPDWDIALRAGYMNQQAQIPDRTFNPGVPSANTHIPSVGIGLACHENGSFLGLVRCGELGIGPLKPKLFAIDLAYQAGLYEVRTIAGNQNPTVNGRYDSMVHVGSLSLRFNY comes from the coding sequence ATGCCTCTCGCTCAGCGATTCCGCCGCGCCCTGCTTCTCTGCCTGTTGTGTTCGGCCGCCGGATTCGTCTTCGCTGCCGCTTCCGCCAACGCTCAAACCCCACGGCTCCAGGGCCAGTCCGCTGCCGCCGCCGCCATGGGGAACGCCTTCGTCGCTCAGGCCGATGACCCTTCCGCGCTTCATTACAACCCCGCCGGCATGACACAATTGCATGGATTCCAAACCCTGTTCGGAACCACGCTGATCGGGGGCACCACCCAGTTCACGAGTCCCACCGGCGCACAAGTGACAGGCGATCGCAACGGAAGCGTGGCCTGGCCCCCTCCCGGCCACGTGTACCTGGTCGCGAATCTCAAGGACCTCGGCCTGTCGGCACTCGGGAACTTCACCGCCGGTATCGGGATGAACAATCCGTTCGGTTCATTGACCAGATATCCGAACGATGGGCCGTTTCGCACGGCCATCACCTTCACCACCTTGCCGTTACTCGATATCAAACCCACCATCGCCTACAAACTGAACGACCAACTCTCGTTCGGATTGGGCGCGGATATTTACACCTTTTCCGGGCTCTTCGGAGAAGGCCATCTCGAACAGAAATCCATCTGGCCCGGCGGGCTGGGCATCCCGGCCGGCTCCCTGATGGAGATCAACGGAAGCGACACCACGGCAGGATTTAACGTCAGCCTCCTGTACACCCCCTTCCGCAACAGCGACGGGAAACCACTCGTCAACATCGGCATGGTCTATCGCAGTCAAGCCACCTTTCATCTCACGGGCAACTTTCTCGCCAACGGCGCATCAGTCGCCGGCGCCACAGCCACCTTCGTCCTGCCGCAAGTCTTCTCCGGCGGCATCGGCATCTGGCCGGTTCGTACGTCCGAGCGCGAATGGAAACTGGAATTCGATGTGGACTACACGGGATGGAAATCCAACAGGAACCTCGATGTCCATTTGACGAACGGCGCCCTGTTGCCGTTTCCGCAAAATTGGCAGAGCACCTATACCGTCATGATCGGCACCGAATACCGATGGCTGCGCCTGGCCTCGATGCCGGATTGGGACATTGCCCTTCGGGCCGGCTACATGAACCAGCAGGCACAAATACCCGATCGCACCTTTAATCCTGGAGTCCCCTCAGCCAATACCCACATTCCCTCCGTCGGGATCGGGTTGGCCTGCCATGAAAACGGTTCGTTCCTCGGGCTGGTGCGTTGCGGCGAACTGGGAATCGGCCCGCTGAAGCCGAAATTGTTCGCCATCGATCTCGCGTATCAAGCGGGTCTGTATGAAGTACGCACCATCGCAGGCAACCAAAACCCAACCGTCAATGGCCGATACGACAGCATGGTTCATGTCGGCTCGCTGTCGTTGCGGTTCAATTACTGA
- a CDS encoding radical SAM protein: MGKSLPVLNFPFLGDKLESLQQQISKFISPTSPSAAPNDGRTVDDFKPYLVALNLTKRCNLKCDHCYLDATTKAGGGSDELSTEECFRLIDQIAEVNKGCLLVITGGEPLVRPDILDIARHAVGLGFIVVFGTNGMLINDRMAKTLVEIGVMGVGISIDSLDPDKHDQFRGVPGAFASALAGIEACKRNGLQFQVHFSAQPMNYQELPAVVEWAHTLGARVLNVFFMVCTGRGEELTDITPQQYEEVLGYLVDCQDQYKDMLVRARCAPHFKRLAYEKDPNSPLTKATGYMGGGCLAGTNYARVTPNGELTPCPYMPLSAGNVRETSFVDLWERSDVFNSFRYPQLKGKCGDCEYTDICGGCRARPYVDHGDWLDEDQWCLYTPKGGDKIKVAFNTPEETDIAWDEASALRLSRIPYFLRAMVKKGVERHARETGIAMITVELMEELRKKRFGNDAPVFNFDMRGKD, encoded by the coding sequence AGATAAGCTGGAGTCTCTCCAGCAACAAATCTCGAAGTTCATCTCCCCGACTTCCCCCTCGGCTGCGCCGAACGACGGTCGCACGGTCGATGACTTTAAACCCTATCTGGTCGCGCTGAACCTCACCAAGCGCTGCAACCTCAAGTGTGATCACTGTTATCTCGATGCTACGACCAAAGCCGGCGGCGGGTCGGATGAGCTCAGTACGGAAGAGTGCTTCCGTCTCATCGATCAAATCGCCGAGGTGAACAAAGGATGCCTGCTGGTGATCACCGGCGGAGAACCGCTGGTGCGTCCCGACATCCTGGACATCGCCCGACATGCCGTGGGGCTCGGCTTCATCGTCGTGTTCGGCACCAATGGCATGTTGATCAACGATCGCATGGCAAAAACGCTGGTCGAGATCGGTGTCATGGGCGTCGGCATCAGCATCGACTCGCTTGATCCGGACAAGCACGATCAGTTCCGTGGTGTCCCCGGTGCCTTTGCCAGCGCATTGGCCGGCATCGAGGCCTGCAAACGCAATGGTCTGCAGTTCCAGGTTCACTTCAGTGCGCAGCCCATGAACTATCAGGAATTGCCTGCAGTCGTGGAATGGGCCCACACCCTCGGCGCACGGGTCCTGAACGTGTTCTTCATGGTCTGCACTGGACGCGGCGAAGAACTGACGGATATCACACCCCAACAGTACGAAGAGGTTCTTGGCTATCTTGTGGATTGCCAGGACCAGTACAAAGATATGCTGGTACGCGCCCGCTGCGCTCCGCATTTCAAGCGACTGGCCTACGAAAAAGATCCCAATTCCCCTCTGACCAAAGCCACCGGATATATGGGCGGAGGCTGTCTGGCAGGGACGAATTACGCGCGAGTCACTCCGAACGGGGAACTGACCCCCTGTCCCTACATGCCGCTATCGGCCGGAAATGTTCGCGAGACGAGTTTTGTCGATTTGTGGGAACGCTCGGATGTGTTCAATTCCTTCCGCTACCCCCAACTCAAGGGCAAATGCGGCGATTGCGAGTACACGGACATCTGCGGCGGCTGTCGGGCTCGACCCTACGTAGATCACGGCGACTGGCTCGATGAAGACCAATGGTGCCTGTACACCCCCAAGGGCGGAGACAAGATCAAGGTCGCTTTCAACACTCCGGAAGAGACCGATATTGCATGGGATGAGGCCTCGGCGCTTCGACTCAGCCGAATCCCCTATTTCCTGCGGGCCATGGTCAAGAAGGGCGTGGAGCGCCATGCGAGAGAAACCGGAATCGCGATGATTACCGTTGAGTTGATGGAAGAGCTGCGGAAAAAGCGCTTTGGAAACGACGCGCCGGTCTTCAATTTCGATATGCGAGGGAAGGACTAG
- a CDS encoding TonB-dependent siderophore receptor, translating into MICCCAIGAHAQDASPPATTPTAAAPVSEELELLKEEETVSIATRHEQPISQAPSNVYVITDEDIRHSGATDIPTILRRVPGLDVMQVTGADFNVSARGDNQLFANKILVMVDGRSIYIDGQGLVFWKSLPVTLPEIKRIEVLKGPASVVYGFNAFDGVINIITKSAQDMKGTTLQFGGGELGTISSSAVQAGSAGKLDYRLSIGHDQNQQWRNHDALAFRSNKFNVQTQYNFSGDATLRVAGGFIDTNRFDGPVSNVQIPRSQFNQGYTDVHYQYRNFSVRGWWQGNDIPVDSATHPLLSQFVRQANATDGSNVSFTTNTYNIEAQHSLEFVSANRLSYGVNYRYNTVDGSAVSELGREDRLGVHLQDEWKIRPSLTLVAGVRYDLHTRINGTWSPRVALVYNLTPEHTFRVSGSVAYRPPTLFESNLDLRILPTVPPLFAPIPLFGSQTLNPEQIISYEAGYQGWWMKHRLRTRLDLFFNHLSDLINFQTVGTARTLVNGGEADIYGTEAGLEFLATRWLSGFANVSYQKIGQTFTGVSRRGGPDWKANVGLRGDWDNGLNGEIAVHYVASATYPLIEFFTALAPVLPSPTSPTVDSYTLLNLRGGYRFWHDKAELAVAVYNALNDKHKEHPLGDTLGSRVMGWVTLRF; encoded by the coding sequence TTGATCTGCTGCTGTGCCATCGGCGCTCATGCTCAGGACGCATCGCCTCCCGCGACGACTCCAACAGCAGCGGCACCGGTCAGCGAAGAGCTCGAATTGCTCAAAGAGGAAGAAACCGTCAGCATCGCCACTCGCCATGAGCAACCCATCTCGCAAGCACCCTCCAACGTCTACGTCATCACCGACGAGGACATTCGGCACTCGGGCGCGACCGACATTCCCACTATTCTCCGCCGCGTACCCGGGCTGGATGTCATGCAGGTCACCGGTGCGGACTTCAATGTCAGCGCACGAGGCGACAATCAACTCTTCGCCAACAAAATTCTCGTGATGGTGGACGGTCGCTCGATCTACATCGACGGCCAGGGCCTCGTGTTCTGGAAATCTCTTCCGGTCACCCTTCCGGAGATTAAACGCATCGAGGTACTGAAAGGACCCGCCTCTGTTGTTTACGGCTTCAATGCCTTCGACGGGGTGATCAACATCATCACGAAGTCCGCTCAGGACATGAAGGGCACGACGTTGCAGTTCGGCGGCGGGGAACTCGGCACCATCTCCAGTTCCGCTGTCCAGGCTGGATCAGCGGGCAAACTTGACTACCGTCTCTCCATCGGCCATGACCAGAATCAACAATGGCGCAACCATGACGCACTCGCCTTCCGGTCGAACAAGTTCAACGTGCAGACGCAGTACAACTTCTCCGGTGACGCCACCTTGCGCGTTGCCGGAGGGTTCATCGATACCAATCGCTTCGACGGCCCCGTTTCAAACGTCCAGATTCCTCGTTCCCAATTCAATCAAGGATATACGGACGTGCATTACCAGTACCGCAATTTCTCCGTGCGCGGCTGGTGGCAGGGCAATGACATCCCCGTCGACTCCGCCACACATCCGCTTCTCTCGCAATTTGTCCGACAGGCGAACGCGACGGACGGGTCCAATGTGTCTTTCACCACGAACACCTATAACATAGAGGCACAACACAGCCTCGAATTCGTCTCGGCCAACCGGCTGAGTTATGGCGTCAATTATCGTTACAACACAGTCGACGGCAGTGCCGTCTCAGAATTAGGGCGAGAAGATCGTCTCGGGGTCCATCTCCAGGACGAGTGGAAGATACGTCCATCTCTCACCCTCGTGGCCGGAGTCCGCTACGACCTGCACACAAGAATCAACGGCACCTGGAGTCCGCGTGTCGCCCTCGTCTACAACCTAACGCCGGAGCATACATTTCGCGTCAGCGGATCTGTCGCCTACCGCCCCCCGACCCTATTCGAATCGAATCTTGATCTTCGCATCTTGCCGACCGTTCCACCGCTGTTCGCACCCATCCCGCTGTTTGGCTCACAGACACTCAATCCTGAGCAGATCATTTCCTACGAAGCGGGATACCAGGGCTGGTGGATGAAACACCGGCTCCGGACCAGGCTCGACCTCTTCTTCAATCACCTCTCCGACTTGATCAACTTCCAAACCGTCGGCACCGCGCGCACGCTCGTCAACGGCGGCGAGGCGGATATCTACGGAACCGAAGCAGGCTTGGAGTTCCTCGCCACTCGCTGGCTCAGCGGCTTTGCGAATGTGTCCTACCAGAAGATCGGACAAACCTTCACCGGCGTCTCACGGCGCGGCGGCCCGGACTGGAAAGCGAACGTGGGCCTCCGCGGCGACTGGGACAACGGCCTCAACGGAGAAATCGCAGTCCATTACGTTGCAAGCGCCACTTACCCCTTGATCGAATTTTTTACCGCGCTCGCACCGGTGCTTCCTAGCCCCACCAGTCCGACAGTCGATAGTTACACCCTGTTGAACCTGCGTGGCGGATACCGATTCTGGCATGACAAGGCTGAATTGGCCGTGGCCGTCTACAACGCGCTCAACGACAAACACAAGGAACATCCGCTGGGCGATACGCTCGGGAGCCGCGTGATGGGTTGGGTCACCTTGAGGTTTTAA
- a CDS encoding ATP-binding protein, translated as MTDLLSKEHSILERPFMEFRPFGLNDQGEKICDISGVIVQSNVDYMCDYLSRTDGKAAATQALDELCRLLNARLPDRTYHVTPDSLRNIWNSYSYEFVCYLREFCEQLSGDPQFHVNVGTNRKVPPLIQILCRPFSTPQLYKMWPYFGSKYVRGVLEFEVGRVTRRSAVLRMTFTDRALVQFGPYRKRCVDVICLSCKSSIARVQTQMHGTPAATVRDLSCTANGDPYCEWEFTWTPQVRSSVPLAMWMLVAGGTFTYLHLRQPDVPTVEALGLAAIPASLLWWMITNHMRQAAKPLQRLIKDQEQVVDARHEELREAYLEQQSTAVTLRRKINDLTTLHRAGLLFSSTFDREELLTNVLETIVRELHYDRAMITQFDRTRNVSHDFRVRGMPLEVADFLRTQEVPVTDPNSVEGTVFLRGEPVLTNNIHEIWDRLHPFDQKLIAMVNVKSFITVPLKTQDAVIGSLSVDRTHNQALTQDDLDVLVTLASQVAIALDNAQAYREIESLNAGLEARVRERTAELEAANAQLKQMDRLKSKFLAHVSHELRTPLTSIVGFADNMLEGLVGSLNMKQEQYLTRIKANGTRLARMITDLLDLSRVEAGKLVLSFEQVCLPTIVSDVIEQLLPLAITKHLNIELHSPDPELLVWADQDRLSQILTNLLDNAIKYTPDGGQVSVELSVDTHDMARIVIRDNGQGIPPDALPKLFDPFFRVQQEERSQTKGLGLGLAIVKDLVDLHGGSITVRSEVDQGTEFTFTLPLHSREPSPAGQLPAVRRTVLVVDDDPDICDLLRDRLEAEGVHVCTAADGRAALRMLAETTVDGVLLDIALPELDGFEVLRQLRPTHPTLPVVMMTAVEALDRAMAAVESGAQDYLLKPFDGTRLRQIVDRWFVIGSGQSESPIGR; from the coding sequence ATGACCGACCTTCTCTCCAAAGAACACTCCATTCTCGAACGACCGTTCATGGAGTTTCGCCCCTTCGGCCTCAACGACCAAGGCGAAAAGATCTGCGACATCAGCGGGGTCATCGTTCAATCGAATGTGGACTACATGTGCGACTATCTGAGTCGCACCGACGGGAAAGCCGCCGCCACTCAGGCGCTGGATGAACTGTGCCGATTGCTCAACGCCCGCCTTCCGGACCGCACCTACCATGTCACCCCCGACTCGCTTCGCAATATCTGGAATAGTTACTCCTACGAATTCGTCTGTTACCTCAGAGAGTTCTGCGAACAATTGTCCGGGGATCCTCAATTTCACGTCAACGTGGGAACGAACAGGAAAGTCCCCCCCTTGATTCAAATCCTCTGTCGTCCGTTTTCGACCCCACAGCTCTACAAAATGTGGCCCTATTTCGGCAGCAAGTACGTCCGGGGTGTGTTGGAGTTCGAGGTCGGCCGGGTGACCAGACGTTCGGCGGTCCTCCGCATGACCTTCACCGATCGGGCCCTTGTGCAATTCGGTCCCTACCGGAAGCGGTGCGTGGATGTAATCTGCCTCTCCTGCAAGAGCAGTATCGCGCGGGTGCAGACGCAAATGCACGGCACACCGGCCGCCACGGTCAGGGACCTCTCCTGCACCGCCAACGGCGATCCCTATTGCGAATGGGAATTCACATGGACGCCGCAAGTCCGTAGTTCCGTGCCGCTCGCCATGTGGATGCTCGTCGCAGGAGGCACCTTCACCTACCTGCATCTTCGCCAGCCTGACGTGCCGACGGTGGAAGCGCTGGGGCTCGCGGCTATTCCAGCGTCGCTGTTGTGGTGGATGATCACCAATCACATGCGACAAGCCGCCAAACCGCTGCAACGGTTGATCAAGGATCAGGAGCAGGTCGTCGATGCGCGGCATGAGGAATTGCGCGAGGCCTACCTCGAACAACAGAGTACCGCCGTCACCTTACGACGAAAAATCAATGACCTGACGACACTTCATCGCGCAGGACTGTTGTTCAGTTCGACCTTCGATCGGGAAGAGTTGCTGACCAATGTTTTGGAGACGATCGTCCGTGAATTGCACTACGATCGCGCCATGATCACGCAGTTCGATCGCACGAGGAACGTGTCGCACGACTTTCGAGTGCGCGGCATGCCGCTGGAGGTCGCGGATTTTCTGCGTACGCAGGAAGTGCCCGTCACCGACCCCAACAGTGTGGAAGGGACCGTGTTCCTGCGTGGCGAACCCGTCCTGACGAACAACATTCACGAAATCTGGGACCGGCTGCACCCGTTCGATCAAAAGTTGATCGCGATGGTGAATGTAAAATCGTTCATTACCGTTCCACTCAAGACACAAGATGCCGTCATCGGCTCTCTCTCGGTCGACCGCACACACAATCAGGCCCTGACCCAGGACGATCTCGATGTCCTGGTCACCCTCGCCAGCCAGGTCGCCATCGCGCTGGACAATGCCCAGGCGTATCGAGAAATCGAATCGTTGAATGCCGGCCTGGAGGCCCGCGTACGCGAGCGTACGGCGGAGTTGGAAGCCGCCAACGCGCAACTCAAGCAGATGGATCGGCTCAAATCGAAATTTCTTGCCCACGTGTCCCACGAGCTTCGAACGCCCCTCACCAGCATCGTCGGCTTCGCGGACAATATGCTCGAGGGACTCGTCGGCTCCCTCAACATGAAGCAGGAGCAGTACCTCACCCGCATCAAAGCCAACGGCACCAGACTCGCCCGCATGATCACCGACCTCCTGGACCTCTCGCGTGTCGAGGCCGGTAAACTCGTGCTCTCTTTCGAACAGGTGTGCCTTCCGACGATCGTGAGCGACGTCATCGAACAACTCCTGCCGCTCGCCATCACCAAGCACCTCAATATCGAACTTCACAGTCCGGATCCAGAACTGCTGGTGTGGGCGGATCAGGACCGGCTCAGTCAGATTTTGACGAATTTATTGGATAATGCTATCAAGTACACTCCTGACGGAGGACAGGTCTCGGTGGAGCTTTCGGTCGATACGCACGACATGGCTCGTATCGTCATCCGTGATAACGGCCAAGGCATCCCCCCGGATGCGCTTCCCAAACTCTTTGATCCGTTCTTCCGCGTGCAGCAAGAAGAGCGAAGCCAAACCAAGGGATTGGGACTCGGGTTGGCGATCGTCAAAGACTTAGTCGATCTACACGGCGGCAGCATCACGGTTCGTAGCGAGGTGGATCAGGGAACGGAGTTTACCTTCACCCTTCCCCTGCATTCGCGCGAACCATCTCCCGCCGGCCAGTTGCCCGCCGTTCGCCGCACGGTGTTGGTCGTCGACGACGATCCTGACATTTGTGACCTGCTGCGGGATCGCCTGGAGGCGGAAGGCGTTCATGTCTGCACCGCGGCGGACGGTCGCGCCGCATTACGGATGCTGGCGGAGACGACGGTCGATGGAGTGTTGCTTGATATCGCCCTGCCGGAATTGGACGGGTTTGAAGTCCTGCGACAGTTGCGTCCCACTCACCCCACGTTGCCGGTGGTCATGATGACGGCCGTGGAGGCGCTGGATCGCGCCATGGCGGCAGTGGAATCCGGCGCTCAAGATTACCTCCTGAAGCCCTTCGATGGAACCAGGCTGCGGCAAATCGTCGATCGTTGGTTCGTCATCGGCTCCGGTCAATCCGAGTCTCCGATAGGACGGTAA
- a CDS encoding DUF4149 domain-containing protein: protein MDSVQSIFLDLNQLIPIVNHWLHLLSAVIWIGGLAFIVMAVKPGLREAALPKEYVRPITDAFYKHYKRVAGILLVVLLFTGGINLHYVNQIFVSQTGQGMQNHPKYLWIFCIKLILVLCLLTLFLYTVIFKSDQDEEEEGENYESIPFQRAALWMGFFIILCAAAMKHLHQ from the coding sequence ATGGATTCCGTACAAAGTATCTTCCTCGATCTGAATCAACTGATTCCGATCGTCAATCACTGGCTCCATCTCCTCTCAGCTGTGATCTGGATCGGCGGCCTCGCGTTCATCGTGATGGCCGTCAAGCCGGGGCTTCGAGAAGCCGCCCTACCCAAGGAATATGTCCGCCCGATCACCGACGCCTTTTACAAGCATTACAAGCGGGTGGCGGGGATCCTGTTGGTCGTCCTGCTGTTCACGGGCGGCATCAACCTCCACTACGTCAATCAGATCTTCGTCTCGCAGACCGGCCAGGGCATGCAGAACCATCCCAAGTACCTCTGGATTTTCTGCATCAAGCTGATTCTGGTCTTGTGCCTGCTCACGCTGTTTCTCTACACCGTCATTTTCAAGTCGGATCAGGACGAGGAAGAGGAAGGCGAAAACTACGAATCGATTCCGTTTCAACGCGCCGCGCTCTGGATGGGCTTCTTCATCATCCTCTGCGCCGCTGCCATGAAACATCTCCACCAGTAG